The nucleotide sequence TCTTTCGGGCGATGAAGCATCCAATATTTCCCGTTTATTTTCTCCGGGAACAAAATCACATCACGATCATCCAACGAAGGCTCTGTCAAACGCCCCACTTTCTTAAAATGGAGCATATCTCGCGATACGGCGAGCGCCGTATTACTGATATTCTCCCTCAAACACTTCGGAGCATTCGGATCATGTTCCGGCGCTTCCACCTGATCATAATCATTCTTCCAATATTGACTAGCAAAATACGGGCGAAAAGCATATGTTACGAAAAACTCACTCCCCATTTTCACGATACGTGGATCCTCGTTTGAACCAGCATCAAACGAATCTTTACCCGGTGAAAAAACCGGCTCTTTCGAAACACGCTTAAAATGGATACCGTCTGTACTTTCTGCCTTGCCTATATATACAAGATGTTCTATATCATTTCCGGCCGCCCTATAAAGCATGTGAAAAACGCCATTATCATATATTACCCCCGGATTACACACAACTAAACTTTCCCAATAATTCTCAGGATTAGGCGACAATATCGGATTACCCTCGTATTTCTTTAATTTCATAATATTTTATATATTTATTTCATCGACAAAATTAAGCGAAATTTCACATCACACTTAATACATTTTAGTCAAATACCTATATTATATTGAATAATATTATGCAATTTTTTATCATAATACATCAAAATACTATTATATAAAACAATATATTTCTATAAATCAAATAATTACAAAATTAAACTATAAATAATAATCATATATATTATTGACAACACCCAAATTATTTTATATATTTGTACTATATATTAAATTGCTCCGATTATGAAAAATATACAACACGAAATCACCCCGATTAATGAAGACGATCTCTTCATTATACTCAATCACCCAAAAGCCGATTTTGATTATCCCATACATTTCCATTCCGATTTCGAACTAAACTTAGTCCTATGGGATTTTGGACGCCGCATTGTAGGAGATTCCATCGAACCTTTCGAAGAGGTCGATTTAGTACTGACTGGTCCCAATGTTCCACACAAATGGGAAGGCAACAATGTCGAGAGCAACCATGTCATCACTATACAATTTCACGAACAGCTCCTAACATTCCCCATTCTTCAAAAACGCATGTTCTCCTCGATAAAAGATATGTTGGAAAAATCGAAAAGAGGAATCCAATTCACAGAAAACAAAAATTCCGATATTGTCAAAAGAATAATCGCCATGACTCAAATGACGGGATTCAACGTTTGTCTCGAATTCTTTGCCCTACTCTATGACCTATCGACCAATCCGCGCCAAAGAATTTTAGCCAGTGGAACCTTCGACAACGATAGCATACTCAGAGATTCAAAAAGCCGGCGAATCGCGAAAATCAACGAGTACATAAACAACAACTACATGAATCCCATCAAATTATGCGATATAGCCCAATTAGTCTCTATGAGTGATTCCGCTCTAAGCCACTTTTTCAAGAAAAGGACAAATCGAAATATTGTAGATTACATTAATGACATACGAATCAGTAATGCCACAAAAATGTTATTCGAGACGACAAATTCCATTAGCGAAATCGCATTCCTATGCGGGTTCAACAACATCTCAAACTTCAACCGTATCTTTAAAAAAAATAAAGGAAAAACGCCCTCGGAATACAGGGAATCGATACAAAAGATTATGATTAAATATTAATAACATCGATCTATAACATTCTTAATCAAAAAAGTCTATACAAATACACAACTTATGAATTCTAAAAAAGATAAGTATAA is from Barnesiella intestinihominis YIT 11860 and encodes:
- a CDS encoding glycosidase — encoded protein: MKLKKYEGNPILSPNPENYWESLVVCNPGVIYDNGVFHMLYRAAGNDIEHLVYIGKAESTDGIHFKRVSKEPVFSPGKDSFDAGSNEDPRIVKMGSEFFVTYAFRPYFASQYWKNDYDQVEAPEHDPNAPKCLRENISNTALAVSRDMLHFKKVGRLTEPSLDDRDVILFPEKINGKYWMLHRPKDYVNANGNYGTDYPSIWIKSSDDLMMWNTESKLLMKGEEDWEVKIGGNTPPIKTDDGWFLLYHGVDANFTYRVGAALLDLNDPTRVLYRTKDFILEPETYEETQGLYRWGVVFPTGAVVKDNILYVYYGASDQWVNLATCDFQELIDFVKSNSRKK
- a CDS encoding AraC family transcriptional regulator codes for the protein MKNIQHEITPINEDDLFIILNHPKADFDYPIHFHSDFELNLVLWDFGRRIVGDSIEPFEEVDLVLTGPNVPHKWEGNNVESNHVITIQFHEQLLTFPILQKRMFSSIKDMLEKSKRGIQFTENKNSDIVKRIIAMTQMTGFNVCLEFFALLYDLSTNPRQRILASGTFDNDSILRDSKSRRIAKINEYINNNYMNPIKLCDIAQLVSMSDSALSHFFKKRTNRNIVDYINDIRISNATKMLFETTNSISEIAFLCGFNNISNFNRIFKKNKGKTPSEYRESIQKIMIKY